One Cardiocondyla obscurior isolate alpha-2009 linkage group LG09, Cobs3.1, whole genome shotgun sequence genomic window, atatataGCAACGTATGGCAATGCTTTGCAATACATCAGTACGCAGGACATATTATATCAACGCTTTattctataataataaaaagcaacaataattaaaatatgaaatacaGCATACTTACAACCAGCACCTTCATCCGATCCGTCACCACAATCATCCTTTTCATTGCATACTGCGTTAAGAGATATACACCGTTGATTCTTACATAAATAGCGAGAGGTTTTGTAATCGCAATCGGTCGTGTTATTTGCTGGAAAAGCGTgaagaaaaattgtatacgATACATACATAAATTTCACTGCTGCaatgattataaatttaaataaaaaaaaaaaaaagaaagttacaGCAGTTCCACTCGTCGCTGCCATCCGGACAATCTTCCTTGCCGTCGCAAACCCATTCCGTAAATATACAATGTTGATCCTTGCATTGAAACCTCTCGGTGCAGTTCAGCTGAGCGATAAAAgcagaatttattattttgagaaaattaatgagcATGGAACAATAAGCAAACGCTGCGAGATAACAGACGGAAAATTCGCGTCGATTTACTTACGTCGTGTACGCAATTGAAGTACTCGTCGCTTCCGTCTGAACAGTCCCTCACCAGGTCGCAGAACTTCGTTTCTGGTATGCAGTCTTCATTTTTACATTGGTATTCATCTTTTTCGCACTGTTTTTTTCCAGATTGATTAggctaaaaaacaaaagttacGTCGTCTCagtattgaataaaaattaaacaaaagcaAGGACCCgattgttctttttctttttacagaaaaGAACGACGATTAGgcatataatttgtaatttaagagtcttgaaaataattttggtaaatttaaaattgcgcATATACACTTATACGACCAGTCGTATACGATTCATTgaatacgattaaaaaaattttttttttttttttttttgccgtttATCGTATGCGAAACACTGATCGCGTAAGTATATGCGCAGCCTAAGATAGAAAACTGCGGTGCATGATAtacattttgattgtaaaaaaTGCTATAATCTTAAATTACTTTTCACAGGCCGACAATTAATATATGAGCTATATATGATAATACTTACTTCATCGTAACCGCAGTTTATTTCATCTGAGCCATCGACACAGTCAACAATTCTGTCACAATACTCTGCAGCCATTATGCACCATCCGTTATTGCATTGAAAATGTCCAGGTAAACATCCATTTCcttgaaagaattaatataaattttgttatatgttCGGCATATGGCAttgttaaaaatcaaatttgtcTTGATAGAGTCTTACTTTCTGATGCGGCGTTGTAACCaaggaaaaaatataagagGCTGTATATAAACAATAGGTTCATATTCCAGTGCATCgcctacaaataaaaaatccatATATCATACATgctattaattgttaaaatgtaaaaatgtacttaCGAACGGTAGACAATAATGCTTGTAAACATATGTGaatgtgtatatattttttttaattttaaagaagaaaacaCGTCTTTCTGTCTTGACCTGTTCGCGACGACGTTTGGAACGGTTATGAGCCTTTGGCTCTGAATACGTTCGTTAGAAGTCCCTTGTTTCCACCACACGGATATTATCAAGAAATGACTAAATATCGTTGTGTTGACAACAAAAAGGAACCTTCAGAAATTTCATGAAAGTAGATATGCCAAGATACCTATGAGttatttttcttgaattttaaaataagctTAAAATGAATGCGAAATGTTACattaatacatacatatactacataacaataataaaaatgggagTGAAAAAATTCACGAAACGTATAAAACTTAGAGTacaaattttaacaaacaaatGGTAACGAGGGACTTCTATTTTAGCCGGCTAACCtggaaaatctaaaataatattaattttaagtttttcttttaattgcagTTTCTCGTCGGATATAAGTAGCCGATTCGGGATATTACGCTACtgcttgaaaataaaagccgATCGGACTCTCGGTAGTGTCACATTGCTGCAGTGCTAGACCCGAGGGAGATCTTCGCGGTTCTTGTGAACGGTAGTGGCTCACAGAGAAAATCCATACTTTATCTAAGAAAATATGCCGCGCTGCCTGATAAAGTCGATGGCGCGGTATCACAAGACGGATAACTCGGACGAAGGTATTCTATCTTCGCAACGTCTTTCTAAGTGCCATTAAGATTATTCGGGCCTAATGTATAACCGATCGCTGTTCCCTTCGGCACGTGCCCGCCTCGTGTGCACGTGTATTTCCGTGAGAGCACCGTTTGAATTAAGAAACGCCGGTGATCGTTATTTCAGCCTTGGCTGTTGTCACAGTAATAAACAGGACAAATCATGCGACGCGTTTCTCTTCTTCACGTGATCTTATCGAGTCCGGATGCTTAAATTTAGACTGAAATTAATCATCAAAATATAGCGATAAATCCTTTACTACTACACAAGTCCAATGTCCAGATAGAATTTACAAAAGATTGTTcacaagttttatttttttaagcagtcgtgcctttttatttattccagctgatgagaaaagaatagaaatattaatttttctcattacATGGAAGAACGTGCTTCAAAAGTTTGTTAGAAggaagtaattattaattgccaATAAATGAAACTTCAGTTTTCGACGGAATGACTTCTGACAAGCTCTTTCTAATTACttcgtttatttattacaaaattactttCGGCGCGTCCCAGTTAAAGTAATAAATCCGTCCGAGGATTTTCAAATCTTAATTATTCCGGTAATCAATATCGTGCCTGCTTCAAATGATGGAAAATCAATTTTTGCAGAGACCGAATTTCCATGGCTGCCGCCGTCTACAGATCTCAAGCAGAAGAATCATGCAAAGGACGCGGCGTCTAAGGTGAATAATATCTGGACTTGTTCTGGGCTGCCCATCGTAACCCGTTATAGCTTTCGCAAGACTAACGGGGCGACGTTTGACTCCGAATTAAACTCGTCCAGCCGAGGTTTTGGAAATGCGTACCATGAGTCGCCGTTAATCGACGGACATGTGATTAACAATGCAGGAAATATATCAGCGATATTGCTCAACGGTGTACCACAGTTCTCCACCAAGGTGGAGAACCCAACGAGACCGGCGACGCAAACGGCGGAGGGAAAAGTCACCGGTTCGAACATGATTAACAGCTGTGAAACGCAAACGTTCTCGCAGGCGTTGTATTTACTGCCGAAACAGAAGCACGGGTCTGTGAACGGTGCTGGGAGTAAGGCAGCATCTACTCGTGAAACCGCTCACTGGAAGAGGAATAAAACGATGCATCATTGCCCTTACTGTCGCAAGAGCTTCGACCGGCCGTGGGTCTTGAAGGGCCATTTGCGCCTGCACACGGGCGAGCGGCCCTTCGAGTGCCCAGTTTGCCACAAGTCCTTTGCCGATCGGTACGTACGGCAAAacatctttaaatttaaaatctcgACGGCGTCACTGAgggttttatttgattaatttttattttatttatttatttttattttggcAACCTGAAATCCAAATgagttaaaaattgatttttgttaagcattacattaatttattcttatgtAATTGACTAACTTTTGAATCTATTGCAGTTCAAATCTTCGCGCACATCAAAGGACACGCAATCATCATCAATGGCAGTGGCGCTGTGGCGTGTGTTTTAAGGCTTTCTCGCAAAGGCGCTACCTGGAGCGTCATTGCCCGGAAGCCTGTCGCAAATATCGCATATCCCAGAAGAAGGAGATAATTTGCCCGTGAAGGCGAGCCAAGAACAACGTGAAAGTATCGACGGCTGCTCTAAGATCGTCCTTAATGAGTTTATTAACCTCatcaatatatttcattacaGTTATGTTTAGATGTGAATAATAtgcaatgttaattttttaagttttctttGTTTGGTTTACTTCGTTATTCAGATTAAAAAGTTtgtattttgaattttaagaaaattatcgtttttaataCAGAATCGTCATCGTTAAATAATGCATAGTTATTTTGTTGATCGAatgattttttaacataatctggaatcagaattaaaattattccaagGATGAAATCGAATTAAGAACGTTACTTTCATCTTCTGCAACACATACGTTTCTTTCATACTTGGCACGCGATGATTGGTCGAATCTTGCGTGAATTTGTATCACGTGGCACACGATTCGTGCCACGAAATACTCCCGGGTTTGTTTCTAGTATCCGTTCGACGGTTTGCTAtctagaattaaaaaaattggcgCTCACGATCTGCTACAAAGTTGAAAAATGGAAAGAGCaaaatgtatgaaaaattTAGCCACAAGTGGCAAATCCGccggcgcgtttcttttttcgtaattAGAAGATCTGCGAGAACGAACCTCTCATGCGCACCGCTTTAAGGCGACTTCCAACGAGGCGGGACGCCGCTGTAACTTCGCCATCTAGATGCCGTCGCTCTTTCATGGTGCGGATCGTGTACACCGAACAAGCAATAATCGTCGCTCGCATTCGACGCAGTGCATCAGTCGGGATTTCGAGATACTGCAAGCGGAACGCAAATCACGAGTCGCAGAGACAGACCGAGAGACTGATATTCGGGACCGCGTGTTAATACACGAGAACGCTTTCTTTCTCCGAAGCGTAACGAGTAGAGAAGAAGCGGCAGAGCGAGGTAGAGCGCGAGGGAGAGCGagtgtgtgagagagagagagagagagagagagggagagagagagagcgcgagagcgagcgagagtgtgtgtgagagagagagagagaaagagagggcgaGAGTACGAAGGAGAGCGAGGACTTTGTGgtgagagaaaaggagaagcCAGACGGCGCGACATCGCACCGACGACCGGGAGACACGGTGCCCCGACGCGGTCACTGGGTTCTGCGACAAGTTCGGCGAAATCGTTGACATTGGGAGAACGGCCATTTTGGCGTGTTGTTTCCCACCGAGGGATCGAGTGCCCGAGGCGCcgcgcacacatacacacggCATCGACGTCCATTCGTTTTCAAGGTAAGGAAGAACACGCGGACGACGTGCGCGCGAGACTCCTGCACCCCATTGTCCGGTTCTCCGCCGCCACCCTTCCCCCGGCGTCCCGCCGGCCGCCCCGCGAAATTCGGCTTATCGCCCCCCTTCTCCCTCCTCGAGGGGGGCCATCCCTTCGACCACAGAAACGCTGCCAGTCGCGAAACGGAGTAGCGCTCTCCGacctagaaaaaaaaaaaagaagaaaaaaaaaaacagcaccCTCCTGCTTCCCTCCCCCCATCGTGCGATCGGCGTCCGTTGGAATTGCGCGGAAACGCAGCGAGCCGGCTGGTACATTTAACGCGCAAATCCTCTGTCCTGCATGCACGAGGATATCGCGTTATCAACGGCCTGAGTGGTCGCGCGATCGAAATCTCCCTAGCGAGTCCGCGGCGGCATCGGGTGCCCGCGATTAACGGTGGCTCTACCGATGCCTTGCCTCTCACCGTTTTTAATTTCCGAACTTTCGAAACGGTATCCTCGTCATTCCGAGATATACAACGACAGATAAGTCTCGGTGGCGGCGATGTTTCTTTGTCCCTTTGTTGTTAGAGTAATACTCTTCAAATACGTTCCACATAATAAGTCTTAATAGTACCGAGAGAGTCTCCGGCTTTTCTTAACGCGTGCtacgatttaaattacaattgaaacggaaaaaaaaaatttgtacttGAATGTAAAATGGATTGCAATTCTAAATTGTCTCGCATACAATTTTTCTAAGAAACTAAtgtactattaattaaattggtaaagtattattttataaaaacaatgaCGTTGAGAATTTTCGATCAGTTATGTAAATGTTAAGGTCACTGGATATTACGAATGATAATCAGAAATTGAATTTCTTCTGTTGTACAGTTAACTGTTTCATCTACTGAATATATTCATGCTTGCTCTCTACATCCAAACATGCAAAAACTCCTTAGCACATTCGAATGTATTTATAACGGCAAACACAGTACCTGTGGGCATACACAGCCACATAGGTCAATTTTGTTTGGTCTTCTTCTATTCAGACGTTAATACAACAGCATGATTCGCTGACATG contains:
- the LOC139105742 gene encoding uncharacterized protein, giving the protein MPRCLIKSMARYHKTDNSDEETEFPWLPPSTDLKQKNHAKDAASKVNNIWTCSGLPIVTRYSFRKTNGATFDSELNSSSRGFGNAYHESPLIDGHVINNAGNISAILLNGVPQFSTKVENPTRPATQTAEGKVTGSNMINSCETQTFSQALYLLPKQKHGSVNGAGSKAASTRETAHWKRNKTMHHCPYCRKSFDRPWVLKGHLRLHTGERPFECPVCHKSFADRSNLRAHQRTRNHHQWQWRCGVCFKAFSQRRYLERHCPEACRKYRISQKKEIICP